In the Primulina tabacum isolate GXHZ01 chromosome 15, ASM2559414v2, whole genome shotgun sequence genome, tgtttaggTGGGCTCGTCATTTTAGTCATACTCATACATCTACCCACTCAGTACGTATTATACGTGAGACACTTGATCTTATGGAAGATGGTCAGGTGTTTATCAATCAATATTCATCAATATTAATACTAACATTCAATTAACACTCATAttgattttacatttttttattaattgcaGTTTAATTGGACTGTTTACAATTTCGAAGCGCTCGATGTGCAAGCATTCATCACAGGACATCAAGGGGAAATATGGCGATGTGTATGCCCTCTAATTTGTTTTGATATTGTGGAAATGTATCGTCCAAATCGGGTGTTGCGTCAATTTGGAATGCGACAACGAATTCCCGAACCCGCAACTGATGGGGATGATCTACACAACTTGTCCCGAGTAGGACATCGCAATTTTGATTGGAAAGAATTTCATAGTGGTCCGATTGAGATATGGAAAAATAAGGAAACACATATCGTGGAGGATATGCTCGTCTCTGGACACATGATGGTGGACTATCAATATAAGAAATGGTATGACAACATTACTATACGATTCATTTCTCCAAATAGCGAAGGAATTGGTTACTCCAGTGGACAAGCATATTTCCGAGCCATTGTGGTTAGTGTTAATGCAAATTTATCAAAGTAAATTATTTGTACTTATTTTATAATGTTTTCTTAATTGATATGATTTGTGCTACATAGGACGAGGAAGCAACCACACTCACAAATCGATTCAGAGGGCTTAGCGTACATGAACAATCGAGGGAGGCACTTGAGGAAGCCATTCAAGATGATTGGAGAATTGGTTCACGTCTTCGTGATGCACTGAATAGGGTATCTAATGAAGAAGAAGTGCAACATGATATACCACGTAGAAACTCGTTTCAAAATCGTGAGGAATGTAGCCGTCGTCGACGACGTGAATCGGGTCCTAGTAGCTCATCTGGTTCACAGCAACATCGTAGACCACATGGATTCGATGTCACTGCCACTTCACATGGACATTGCATGCGTGGGTCATCACGTGGTCATGACATGTCTGGAACGTCACATAGACCATCAACAGTGTCTAATGTTGACTATCGCCCATCAATGCAATACGGTTTTCACACTCCGTACATTGCTAACAGTGTATCATTCACTAATCTACTAAATTCTGACCATCGACAGTTTGATGATGAAGTGCGCTCGTTTAATCATGAAGTGCGTCCAAACTATTTGACTTCACCGATTCCATTCCATGGATTTTCTGCCACATCATCTGCTAATGATCCATATGGTTTAAACAGAGAACACAATACGGAGACAGAACATAATACGGATATGGAAGCAGAACAGTTGAACTTGCGAAGAAGTCTACGAGTGCGTATACCACGTGGTTGTGGCACTAGCCATTTCTATTACTACTAGTATTAGTATATCCTCTATGCATGTCGATTTCATATTCTCGTCAATTGTAGTTTGTTGTTTTATTTTGGTATTTATATTTTGGATgtgttataatatttttatttgaaaataatatgatatatcgGTGCATATAACATGATATAaatttatatcatatttttatttcatatttttatacttatataaatcatataacatGATATAAATTTATTGACAGAATAAAATATCAATAGTCAAAGTAAAAAATCAAACATCAATTACAGCCAAAACAACAActacaattatttaaaaattgttgATATTACACATTCATAATACACGTAACCACACTTCACTTGCAACACAAATCttaatattattatgataaacaaCACATGAAACTCCATTGTTATGATGTACCACCACGTGCATAAGCCTGTCTCTCTCTTGTTGTTGGTCGATCCATATCATTATGTATCCTTGATGTTCTATGTCTACCAGCTCTTCGTTTTTCACGTCGACATTGGTTATGGTTTAATTCAAATTCAGCGTCATCCCAATATCCTTCATCTGGTATTGGGATAAATCTTCCTTCATATGTTTTAACATATCGGTGCATACTAAACCACGGCTGCATTAATTCCATCGGGTCCAAACCGTACCACTTTGCTGTACATATGGCATGAGAGCAAGGTATTCCGAAAATTGTCCATTTTCCGCAAGAGCAATCACGAGTACTCAAGTTCACAACTTGTACATGTTCATTATGTCCTAGTCGTCCTCGTGTTACTACGGATGCAGATTTGTCACTGATTTCGTATCTGCTAACACTGTGATTGCTTGATTTGATTGACCATTTCTCGTATTTGTGGAACGCAAAATCAGGCCACGGTTGGTTGTTTGCCACCATATAGGTAATTCTTTCCTTACGATCGAAGAAATATTTTACACAACGTCCAATTTTTAACTGCACAATTGCTGAAATAGGAAGACGTCTTGCACCCTTCAACACACCATTCAAACACTCGGACATATTTGTTGTCATCACACCACGACGCCATCCACCATCATGGGCCATCGTCCACTTCTCACGtgaaatcccacacaaatatcgATACGCATTCGGGTTAAGGTTTTTAATTGCATCCATTGTGGCATCAAACTTACATATCTGATGTTGAGTGCCCGCTCGCCAACAAAGATCTTTCAAATGAACATTCTTAAACTGATTGTTGAAGTTTGAGCATACATGGCGCAAACAAAAACGATGTACTCCAC is a window encoding:
- the LOC142526517 gene encoding uncharacterized protein LOC142526517 isoform X2, with translation MYRPNRVLRQFGMRQRIPEPATDGDDLHNLSRVGHRNFDWKEFHSGPIEIWKNKETHIVEDMLVSGHMMVDYQYKKWYDNITIRFISPNSEGIGYSSGQAYFRAIVDEEATTLTNRFRGLSVHEQSREALEEAIQDDWRIGSRLRDALNRVSNEEEVQHDIPRRNSFQNREECSRRRRRESGPSSSSGSQQHRRPHGFDVTATSHGHCMRGSSRGHDMSGTSHRPSTVSNVDYRPSMQYGFHTPYIANSVSFTNLLNSDHRQFDDEVRSFNHEVRPNYLTSPIPFHGFSATSSANDPYGLNREHNTETEHNTDMEAEQLNLRRSLRVRIPRGCGTSHFYYY
- the LOC142525817 gene encoding uncharacterized protein LOC142525817, yielding MLIAVGLDANNQVLPLAFSIVDEETYDSWKWFLDNLSKHVIRGAIGICLISDRLRAIVSAVDDVPDFKPPRGVHRFCLRHVCSNFNNQFKNVHLKDLCWRAGTQHQICKFDATMDAIKNLNPNAYRYLCGISREKWTMAHDGGWRRGVMTTNMSECLNGVLKGARRLPISAIVQLKIGRCVKYFFDRKERITYMVANNQPWPDFAFHKYEKWSIKSSNHSVSRYEISDKSASVVTRGRLGHNEHVQVVNLSTRDCSCGKWTIFGIPCSHAICTAKWYGLDPMELMQPWFSMHRYVKTYEGRFIPIPDEGYWDDAEFELNHNQCRREKRRAGRHRTSRIHNDMDRPTTRERQAYARGGTS
- the LOC142526517 gene encoding uncharacterized protein LOC142526517 isoform X1; its protein translation is MEDGQFNWTVYNFEALDVQAFITGHQGEIWRCVCPLICFDIVEMYRPNRVLRQFGMRQRIPEPATDGDDLHNLSRVGHRNFDWKEFHSGPIEIWKNKETHIVEDMLVSGHMMVDYQYKKWYDNITIRFISPNSEGIGYSSGQAYFRAIVDEEATTLTNRFRGLSVHEQSREALEEAIQDDWRIGSRLRDALNRVSNEEEVQHDIPRRNSFQNREECSRRRRRESGPSSSSGSQQHRRPHGFDVTATSHGHCMRGSSRGHDMSGTSHRPSTVSNVDYRPSMQYGFHTPYIANSVSFTNLLNSDHRQFDDEVRSFNHEVRPNYLTSPIPFHGFSATSSANDPYGLNREHNTETEHNTDMEAEQLNLRRSLRVRIPRGCGTSHFYYY